The following coding sequences are from one Triticum dicoccoides isolate Atlit2015 ecotype Zavitan chromosome 4A, WEW_v2.0, whole genome shotgun sequence window:
- the LOC119285427 gene encoding mitochondrial import inner membrane translocase subunit TIM22-4-like, whose product MSSPEPSAAAAGAGGDAAGQRAPVEPLRLPTPEEIKGQEMMNNCAVRSVLSGVMGGGLGVLMGLFFGALENPIMAEEMTARQQIVYQAKQMGRKSMSHAKTFAVMGLIFSAAECVVEKARAKHDITNSAVAGCVTGGALAAKGGPQATCIGCVGFGAFSVAIEKFMERYN is encoded by the exons ATGTCTTCGCCGGAgccatcggcggcggcggccggggcgggCGGCGATGCGGCCGGCCAGAGGGCTCCAGTGGAGCCGCTCCGGCTGCCAACGCCGGAGGAGATCAAGGGGCAGGAGATGATGAACAACTGCGCCGTCCGGAGCGTCCTCAGCGGTGTCATGG GGGGTGGTCTTGGTGTACTTATGGGACTATTTTTTGGAGCTTTGGAAAATCCAATAATGGCAGAGGAGATGACAGCAAGGCAACAAATAGTCTACCAGGCAAAACAGATGGGTAGGAAAAGTATGAGCCATGCTAAGACCTTTGCAGTAATGGGCTTGATTTTCTCTGCAGCTGAATGCGTCGTTGAGAAG GCTCGGGCAAAGCATGACATCACCAATTCAGCAGTAGCTGGCTGTGTCACAGGAGGAGCTTTAGCTGCAAAAG GTGGCCCTCAAGCTACATGTATCGGGTGCGTGGGTTTTGGTGCCTTCTCTGTGGCGATTGAGAAGTTCATGGAGCGATATAACTGA
- the LOC119288779 gene encoding protein qua-1-like — protein MEDSVGEAERREQEEAMAQGKKRGREEEQEAGVGRAVEGKAEVAVAEEGGFLSSMASKIGVAMSGANGSGGAGDTGERNGNGNRSALAASDGNGEKAAGNGIFHKLLSSSSPSPPATEEENRGGKDEDEGGEQAGILSAMASKIGMAMSGNGTHGGGGEDVDHGIGEDEDKEKETGGDEPSSNGGGLVKQIMSNLPTSETRGPDAEEASLLISIIDD, from the exons ATGGAGGATTCGGTGGGCGAGGCGGAGAGGAGGGAGCAGGAGGAGGCCATGGCGCAGGGGAAGAAGCGCGGGCGAGAGGAAGAGCAGGAGGCCGGCGTTGGTCGCGCGGTGGAGGGGAAGGCGGAGGTGGCGGTGGCTGAGGAGGGCGGGTTTCTCAGCAGCATGGCGTCCAAGATCGGCGTGGCCATGTCGGGTGCTAACGGGAGCGGCGGCGCTGGGGACACCGGCGAACGCAATGGCAACGGCAACAGGAGCGCGCTTGCTGCCTCTGACGGCAACGGGGAGAAGGCGGCCGGCAATGGCATCTTCCACAAGCTGCTGTCCAGCTCGTCTCCCTCCCCGCCGGCCACAG AGGAGGAGAATAGGGGAGGGAAAGACGAGGACGAAGGCGGCGAGCAGGCCGGGATACTGAGCGCCATGGCTTCCAAGATCGGCATGGCCATGTCTGGCAATGGGAcccacggcggcggcggggaagatgTTGATCACGGTATAGGTGAGGacgaggacaaggagaaggagacgGGAGGCGACGAGCCGAGCTCCAACGGCGGTGGGCTCGTTAAGCAGATCATGTCCAACCTCCCCACTTCAG AAACTAGGGGGCCCGATGCTGAGGAGGCCTCCCTGCTCATCTCCATCATCGACGACTAG
- the LOC119288780 gene encoding uncharacterized protein LOC119288780 isoform X1, whose amino-acid sequence MDADWTWACRAWEKWTAKHVGSSVAGMPVKAALLLNYDPTGPSRLLPIVAEEEGTKFTAVDLQPFINFFRRNNLQTEFFSIGPNQYLVTSIHEHWFCARCVNTTQPGGEGVIVMQIGAYLLVSMYDGSVGSASQAMVAVDQFAWHFNRRTH is encoded by the exons ATGGATGCGGACTGGACATGGGCGTGCCGGGCGTGGGAGAAGTGGACCGCGAAGCACGTCGGATCTTCCG TTGCAGGGATGCCGGTCAAGGCGGCGCTGCTGCTCAACTACGACCCGACCGGACCATCTCGCCTCCTCCCCATCGT AGCAGAGGAAGAGGGAACAAAATTTACTGCTGTTGATCTGCAACCGTTCATTAACTTCTTCAGGAGGAACAATCTGCAGACGGAATTCTTTTCTATTGGACCAAACCAAT ATTTAGTCACTTCAATCCACGAGCACTGGTTTTGTGCTCGTTGTGTTAACACAACACAGCCAGGAGGTGAAGGAGTTATAGTTATGCAGATTGGAGCTTACTTATTAGTCTCTAT GTATGATGGTTCTGTTGGTTCGGCTTCACAGGCAATGGTGGCTGTTGATCAGTTTGCATGGCACTTCAACCGGAGAACACATTAA
- the LOC119288780 gene encoding uncharacterized protein LOC119288780 isoform X2: MDADWTWACRAWEKWTAKHVGSSVAGMPVKAALLLNYDPTGPSRLLPIVAEEEGTKFTAVDLQPFINFFRRNNLQTEFFSIGPNQCMMVLLVRLHRQWWLLISLHGTSTGEHINFLWCRLMALQCSV, from the exons ATGGATGCGGACTGGACATGGGCGTGCCGGGCGTGGGAGAAGTGGACCGCGAAGCACGTCGGATCTTCCG TTGCAGGGATGCCGGTCAAGGCGGCGCTGCTGCTCAACTACGACCCGACCGGACCATCTCGCCTCCTCCCCATCGT AGCAGAGGAAGAGGGAACAAAATTTACTGCTGTTGATCTGCAACCGTTCATTAACTTCTTCAGGAGGAACAATCTGCAGACGGAATTCTTTTCTATTGGACCAAACCAAT GTATGATGGTTCTGTTGGTTCGGCTTCACAGGCAATGGTGGCTGTTGATCAGTTTGCATGGCACTTCAACCGGAGAACACATTAACTTCTTGTGGTGTAGACTCATGGCCTTACAGTGTAGTGTATAA
- the LOC119285426 gene encoding eukaryotic translation initiation factor 2 subunit alpha homolog → MQAYCQDYATRFQYLCGACGGDRERYRIHRNRIGSLDIRSTKGVQQAAFSDCRPHPLPQPKPKQTLDPPRPPPTPATPSTRQTEKMPNLECRMYEPRFPEVDAAVMIQVKHIADMGAYVSLLEYNNVEGMILFSELSRRRIRSISSLIKVGRQEPAIVLRVDRDKGYIDLSKRRVSEEEARSCEDKYNKSKLVHSIMRHVAETLEIDLERIYQRIGWPLYRKYGHAFEAFKLIVADPDAILDVLTYEERETGPDGQEVTKVVPAVTPEIKETLVQNIRRRMTPQPLKIRADVEMKCFQFDGVLHIKQAMRKAEAAGNTNCPVKIKLVAPPLYVLTTQTLDKDQGISVLTDAVKACTAEIEKHKGKLVVKEAPRAVSEREDKLLNAQLDTLVEQNAEVAGDDDSEDEEDTGMGDIDLTNSGVHAD, encoded by the exons ATGCAGGCGTATTGTCAAGACTACGCTACCCGGTTCCAGTACCTGTGTGGCGCGTGTGGGGGAGACCGGGAGAGATATCGGATCCATCGGAATCGGATCGGCTCACTTGATATCCGATCCACCAAGGGAGTACAACAAGCAGCATTCTCTGACTGccgcccccaccccctcccccaacCAAAACCCAAGCAAACCCTAGATCCGCCGCGGCCCCCTCCAACTCCGGCGACGCCCTCCACCCGGCAGACGGAGAAGATGCCGAACCTCGAGTGCCGGATGTACGAGCCGCGGTTCCCGGAGGTGGACGCCGCGGTGATGATCCAGGTCAAGCACATCGCCGACATGGGCGCCTACGTCTCCCTCCTCGAGTACAACAACGTGGAGGGCATGATCCTCTTCTCCGAGCTCTCCCGCCGCCGCATCCGCTCCATCTCCTCGCTCATCAAGGTCGGCCGCCAGGAGCCCGCCATCGTGCTCCGTGTCGACCGCGACAAGGGATACATCGACCTCTCCAAGCGCCGGGTCTCCGAGGAGGAGGCGCGGTCCTGCGAGGACAAGTACAACAAGTCCAAGCTCGTGCACTCCATCATGCGCCACGTTGCCGAGACCCTCGAGATCGACCTCGAGCGCATCTACCAGCGCATCGGCTGGCCGCTATACCGCAAGTACGGCCACGCATTCGAGGCCTTCAAGCTCATAGTTGCTGACCCCGACGCCATCCTCGATGTGCTCACCTACGAGGAGAGGGAGACCGGCCCTGACGGACAAGAG GTGACTAAGGTGGTGCCTGCTGTCACCCCTGAGATTAAGGAGACCCTGGTCCAGAATATACGGAGGAGGATGACACCGCAGCCACTCAAGATCCGTGCTGACGTCGAGATGAAATGTTTCCAATTTGATGGGGTGCTCCATATTAAG CAAGCCATGAGGAAAGCTGAAGCTGCTGGGAACACTAATTGTCCTGTGAAGATTAAGCTGGTTGCTCCTCCACTTTATGTTCTGACTACACAAACTCTCGACAAG GACCAAGGCATCTCAGTTCTCACTGATGCAGTTAAAGCATGCACAGCAGAGATTGAAAAACACAAGGGAAAGTTGGTAGTGAAAGAAGCACCTAGAGCT GTGAGTGAGAGGGAAGATAAGCTATTGAACGCCCAGTTGGATACCCTGGTTGAGCAAAATGCGGAGGTTGCTGGTGATGATGACAGTGAAGATGAGGAAGATacaggaatgggcgatatcgatcTCACAAATTCTGGCGTCCATGCGGACTGA
- the LOC119283457 gene encoding myb-related protein Zm38-like, which yields MGRPPCCDKANVKKGPWTAEEDAKLLAYTSNHGTGNWTSVPQRAGLKRCGKSCRLRYTNYLRPNLKHENFTQEEEELIVTLHAMLGSRWSLIANQLPGRTDNDVKNYWNTKLSKKLRQRGIDPITHRPIADLMQSIGTLAIRPPPSAAGASSSSYIPVNPAAAPGLQPLHDDVKYHAVLNHHQQQVITLLDPDAPGAAASPDHQLKWSDFLADDAAAFEAAPQVVLGQYQEAAVAGGGAAYGDTDSIAADGVGGGGEDSAASAFIDAMLDSDKKMGVDQLIADLLADPAYYYGGGSSSSTSELGRGG from the exons ATGGGGCGGCCGCCGTGCTGCGACAAGGCCAACGTGAAGAAGGGGCCGTGGACGGCGGAGGAGGACGCCAAGCTGCTGGCCTACACCTCCAACCATGGCACCGGCAACTGGACCTCTGTTCCCCAGAGGGCAG GGCTGAAGCGGTGCGGGAAGAGCTGCAGGCTGAGGTACACCAACTACCTGAGGCCCAACCTCAAGCACGAGAACTTcacgcaggaggaggaggagctcatcgtCACCCTCCATGCCATGCTGGGAAGCAG GTGGTCTCTGATCGCGAACCAGCTGCCGGGGCGGACGGACAACGACGTCAAGAATTACTGGAACACCAAGCTGAGCAAGAAGCTGCGGCAGCGGGGCATCGACCCCATCACCCATCGCCCCATCGCCGACCTCATGCAGAGCATCGGCACCCTCGCCATCCGCCCGCCGCCCAGCGCCGCGGGTGCCTCCTCGTCCTCCTACATCCCCGTGAACCCAGCGGCGGCGCCGGGGCTCCAGCCGCTGCACGACGACGTCAAATACCACGCAGTCCTGAACCACCACCAGCAGCAGGTCATCACGCTCCTCGACCCCGACGCGCCAGGGGCGGCGGCGTCCCCGGACCACCAGCTCAAGTGGAGCGACTTCCTTGCCGACGACGCCGCCGCCTTCGAGGCGGCGCCGCAGGTGGTTCTTGGTCAGTACCAGGAGGCCGCGGTGGCTGGTGGCGGAGCAGCGTATGGAGACACTGATAGTATTGCAGCCGATGGTGTCGGCGGGGGCGGGGAGGATAGCGCAGCGTCAGCGTTCATCGACGCGATGCTGGACAGCGACAAAAAGATGGGCGTGGACCAGCTCATCGCCGACCTGCTCGCCGACCCGGCATACTACTACGGCGGAGGCTCTTCCTCTTCGACGTCGGAGCTGGGGCGGGGCGGTTGA